One part of the Entelurus aequoreus isolate RoL-2023_Sb linkage group LG05, RoL_Eaeq_v1.1, whole genome shotgun sequence genome encodes these proteins:
- the LOC133650519 gene encoding mitochondrial ornithine transporter 1-like, translated as MAPHPVVQAIIDLSAGAIGGAACVFSGQPLDTAKVKMQTFPTLYRGFIHCITSTYKLVGVRGLYQGTSPALMANIAENSVLFMSYGFCQQVIRFAAGLHSDAVLSDVQKACAGSVASIFSSLVLCPTELVKCRLQAMYEMELSGKIARSQNSVWSVMKSIMKNEGPQGFFQGLTTTIAREVPGYFCFFGAYELSRSAFADYMKCDKDDIGVAPIVFSGGLGGACLWLVVYPMDCVKSRIQVMSMTGKQGGFFKTFMTIARTEGMRALYSGLTPTMVRTFPANGALFLGYEASRKIMMKQFE; from the exons ATGGCACCTCATCCGGTGGTCCAAGCCATCATTGACCTCTCTGCCGGAGCAATAG GCGGGGCTGCGTGTGTCTTCAGTGGTCAACCTCTGGACACAGCCAAGGTGAAGATGCAGACCTTCCCCACGCTCTACAGGGGCTTCATCCACTGCATCACGTCGACCTACAAGCTTGTCGGCGTACGTGGCCTTTACCAGGGAACCTCGCCGGCTCTGATGGCCAACATCGCCGAGAACTCAGTACTCTTCATGAGCTACGGCTTCTGCCAGCAGGTCATCCGCTTCGCGGCGGGTTTGCACAGTGACGCCGTGCTGAG CGATGTGCAGAAAGCGTGTGCCGGCTCAGTGGCGTCCATTTTCTCTTCGCTGGTACTCTGCCCCACGGAGCTGGTCAAGTGTCGGCTGCAGGCCATGTATGAGATGGAGCTCTCGGGCAAGATTGCAAGGAGCCAGAA CTCGGTGTGGTCGGTGATGAAGTCCATCATGAAGAACGAGGGGCCGCAAGGCTTCTTTCAGGGCCTGACCACAACTATCGCCAGAGAGGTCCCCGGTTACTTCTGCTTCTTTGGCGCCTACGAGCTCAGCCGCAGCGCCTTTGCCGACTACATGAAGTGTGACAAAGACGACATAG GCGTGGCTCCAATTGTATTCAGCGGTGGTTTGGGAGGGGCGTGTCTTTGGCTGGTGGTCTACCCGATGGACTGTGTCAAGTCTCGCATCCAGGTCATGTCCATGACGGGTAAACAGGGTGGATTCTTCAAAACCTTTATGACCATCGCACGCACTGAAG GTATGAGAGCACTCTACTCGGGTCTCACCCCCACC